A DNA window from Stenotrophomonas sp. 57 contains the following coding sequences:
- a CDS encoding aspartyl/asparaginyl beta-hydroxylase domain-containing protein — protein MTIKIVLAVLFVACVLYIHFRGKVRARWSRQLLDHSSFMAPINVVMYMFSKVPTTPFLDPGKEFPQLEPLRQNWQMIRDEALALRDAQKIAASSSFNDAGFNSFFRRGWKRFYLKWYGPSHPSAKTLCPKTVALIESIPDVRAAMFAQLPPGSELRPHRDPFAGSLRLHLGLTTPNNDGCYIEVDGIKKSWRDGEWMMFDETYIHHAHNETQEDRVILFCDIARPLRFGLPGLFNRAVAATLLAGGASPNLPGDPTGGVNKAFGGLYKVRLKAKALRERSVVAYQVIKWGLVVAVIAGIWAL, from the coding sequence TTGACTATCAAGATCGTACTGGCAGTGCTGTTCGTGGCCTGCGTGCTGTACATCCACTTCCGTGGCAAGGTCCGCGCGCGCTGGTCGCGCCAGCTGCTGGACCACTCCAGTTTCATGGCCCCGATCAACGTGGTCATGTACATGTTCTCGAAGGTGCCGACCACGCCGTTCCTGGACCCGGGCAAGGAGTTCCCGCAGCTGGAACCGCTGCGCCAGAACTGGCAGATGATCCGCGACGAGGCGCTGGCGCTGCGCGATGCGCAGAAGATCGCCGCCTCCAGCAGCTTCAACGATGCGGGCTTCAACTCGTTCTTCCGCCGTGGCTGGAAGCGCTTCTACCTGAAGTGGTACGGCCCGTCGCACCCGTCGGCGAAGACGCTGTGCCCGAAGACCGTGGCGCTGATCGAGTCGATTCCGGACGTGCGTGCGGCGATGTTCGCGCAGCTGCCGCCGGGCAGTGAGCTGCGCCCGCACCGCGACCCGTTCGCCGGTTCGCTGCGCCTGCACCTGGGCCTGACCACGCCCAACAATGATGGCTGCTACATCGAAGTGGACGGCATCAAGAAGAGCTGGCGCGATGGCGAGTGGATGATGTTCGACGAGACCTACATCCACCATGCGCACAACGAGACGCAGGAGGATCGCGTGATCCTGTTCTGCGACATCGCCCGTCCGCTGCGCTTCGGCCTGCCGGGCCTGTTCAACCGTGCGGTGGCGGCCACGCTGCTGGCCGGAGGTGCCTCGCCGAACCTGCCGGGTGACCCGACCGGTGGCGTCAACAAGGCGTTCGGTGGCCTGTACAAGGTGCGGCTGAAGGCCAAGGCGCTGCGCGAGCGCAGCGTGGTGGCCTATCAGGTCATCAAGTGGGGCCTGGTGGTGGCGGTGATTGCCGGTATCTGGGCGCTGTAA
- a CDS encoding RIO1 family regulatory kinase/ATPase, producing the protein MYLPATPPSSCGDDAATPLLLKRGERFLAPDVYRTCLDGREAVIKDYSRYRGTPLSPVARLMVRREARMLQRLGGWKHAPALLGTLGGLALGMEFIPGQTLSTAQAVGNDVFEQLQHALSRLHAAGITHNDLHGTNVVVSGGVPVLLDFTSAWRAPRWLRRNPLSRQMRRSDMKNLLKIRQRVTGQAPSAAQAALVADPGWVAAVRQGWKRFYKWAKRR; encoded by the coding sequence ATGTACCTCCCTGCTACGCCCCCCTCCTCCTGCGGCGATGACGCCGCAACGCCGCTGCTGCTCAAGCGCGGCGAACGTTTCCTGGCCCCCGATGTCTACCGCACCTGCCTGGACGGGCGCGAGGCGGTCATCAAGGACTACTCCCGTTATCGCGGCACCCCGCTGTCGCCCGTCGCCCGGCTGATGGTGCGCCGCGAAGCGCGCATGCTGCAGCGCCTGGGCGGCTGGAAGCACGCCCCGGCCCTGCTCGGCACCCTGGGTGGCCTGGCGCTGGGCATGGAATTCATTCCCGGCCAGACCCTCAGCACCGCGCAGGCGGTGGGCAATGACGTGTTCGAGCAGCTGCAGCACGCGCTCAGCCGCCTGCATGCCGCCGGCATCACCCACAACGACCTGCACGGCACCAATGTGGTGGTGAGCGGCGGCGTGCCGGTGCTGCTGGACTTCACCTCGGCCTGGCGCGCCCCGCGCTGGCTGCGCCGCAACCCGCTGAGCCGGCAGATGCGCCGCAGCGACATGAAGAACCTGCTGAAGATCCGCCAGCGCGTGACCGGCCAGGCTCCGAGTGCCGCGCAGGCCGCGCTGGTGGCCGACCCGGGTTGGGTGGCTGCGGTGCGGCAGGGCTGGAAGCGGTTCTACAAGTGGGCGAAGCGCCGGTAG
- a CDS encoding P-II family nitrogen regulator, translating into MKMVMAVIKPFKLDDVREALAERGVTGITVTEVKGFGRQKGHTELYRGAEYVVDFLPKVKLEVAVTDDQVEAVVEAIVKAAGTGKIGDGKVFVYDLGSVVRIRTGELDADAL; encoded by the coding sequence ATGAAGATGGTCATGGCGGTGATCAAGCCGTTCAAGCTCGACGACGTGCGCGAAGCGCTGGCCGAGCGCGGGGTTACCGGGATTACGGTGACGGAAGTGAAGGGCTTTGGTCGCCAGAAGGGCCATACCGAGCTGTACCGCGGCGCGGAGTACGTGGTCGATTTCCTGCCGAAGGTGAAGCTGGAAGTGGCGGTGACCGACGACCAGGTGGAGGCCGTGGTCGAGGCCATCGTGAAGGCGGCCGGCACCGGCAAGATCGGCGATGGCAAGGTGTTCGTGTACGACCTGGGCAGCGTGGTGCGTATTCGTACCGGTGAGTTGGACGCGGACGCGTTGTAA